The following are from one region of the Stanieria cyanosphaera PCC 7437 genome:
- a CDS encoding ETRAMP family protein — MNIKTIAKDFFKVKKIEPSLSKKKNQKFNFVLYSSIISLLVATVGGINWLVDPLWYSHGNILTGRNFAFNERISKTNLFFRTKDKNNYNCLILGSSRVITLRASQFTKDRCFNYSIKGGEIKEFIQYSRSLQEHGFKPQKVYIGVDGLNFVVKERQPIEPFDIKSLRTKSPLHAYLSIDILTFSLMTLLGISPDPGNYYDRNFEGADFAEYPVYQPGFYKPQEPQQCDLKIVDLFTDLRTFFPNAEFIGFIPPRSAWSIVNDTYGRKLTKECELPVFYQLAQKYDVMYDFSIPSAVTKDVKNTFDGSHYSVKVNDEMAKIMEGSSNSFGIRIDQYSYAEYRQIYLDAIKQFLKENNQMQRWHG; from the coding sequence ATGAATATCAAAACTATTGCCAAAGACTTTTTTAAAGTAAAAAAAATTGAGCCAAGCTTATCTAAAAAGAAAAATCAAAAGTTTAATTTTGTTTTATATTCATCAATAATTTCTTTATTAGTAGCTACAGTAGGAGGAATTAATTGGCTAGTAGACCCACTTTGGTATAGTCACGGTAACATCTTAACTGGCCGAAATTTTGCTTTTAACGAACGTATTTCTAAAACTAATCTTTTTTTTAGAACTAAAGATAAAAATAATTATAATTGTCTCATTTTAGGTAGTTCTAGAGTTATTACTTTAAGAGCTTCTCAATTTACGAAAGATCGGTGTTTTAATTATTCAATTAAAGGAGGAGAAATTAAAGAATTTATTCAATACTCTCGTTCTTTACAAGAACATGGCTTTAAACCTCAAAAAGTATATATTGGTGTTGACGGACTTAATTTTGTTGTCAAAGAAAGACAACCAATTGAACCCTTTGATATCAAAAGCTTACGAACAAAATCACCACTTCATGCTTATTTGTCTATTGATATATTGACTTTTTCTCTAATGACTTTATTAGGAATTAGTCCTGATCCTGGTAATTATTATGACCGCAATTTTGAAGGAGCAGATTTTGCAGAATATCCTGTTTATCAACCAGGTTTTTATAAGCCTCAAGAACCACAGCAATGTGACTTGAAAATTGTTGATTTATTTACTGATTTAAGAACATTTTTTCCTAATGCCGAGTTTATTGGTTTTATTCCTCCTCGTTCGGCTTGGAGTATTGTTAACGATACCTATGGTCGCAAATTAACTAAAGAATGTGAGTTACCAGTATTTTATCAACTGGCACAGAAGTATGATGTTATGTATGATTTTTCAATTCCTTCGGCAGTTACTAAAGATGTAAAAAACACCTTTGATGGAAGTCATTATTCAGTTAAAGTTAACGATGAAATGGCTAAAATTATGGAAGGTAGCTCAAACAGTTTTGGAATCAGAATAGACCAATACAGTTATGCAGAATATCGTCAAATTTATTTAGATGCAATTAAACAATTTTTAAAAGAAAATAATCAAATGCAACGCTGGCATGGTTAA
- a CDS encoding MBOAT family O-acyltransferase: MLFNSFEFVFLFLPITLIGFYLISKNKQAIRQQIPLAWLVITSLFFYGWWNPKNLPLIIISMLCNYGLGYLLGNKLNNQISKKTILFLGICFNLGFIGYYKYANFFIDNFNQVIGTDFNLGTIILPLGISFFTFQQIAYLVDAYQGETKEYSLLKYVLFVSYFPQLIAGPIVHHKDILPQFKKTETYQFNSQILAIGLTIFVAGLFKKVIFADSMAEYANLAFNAAAKGINLTFSESWIGALAYTLQLYFDFSGYSDMAIGAAYMFGIKLPLNFNSPYKAISIVDFWRRWHITLSNFLRDYLYIPLGGNRKGKIRRHGNLMITMLLGGFWHGAGWTYVFWGGLHGAYLVINHLYRSWRQARGHNLKQDGWLLKGIGWLVTFLAVVVSWVFFRADSFATATSILGSMIGLNGIQLPAFLETQLAFMRNWGVGFLGFTMDVGISQKYATFGVFLLLLIAWFTPNTQQWMGIYNPTLNESTSEPYQKWPHKFWQNLTWKPNNIWTVIMAGITTASLLCFTRVSEFLYFQF, translated from the coding sequence ATGCTTTTTAATTCTTTTGAATTTGTTTTTTTATTTTTACCTATCACACTGATTGGATTTTATTTAATCAGTAAAAACAAACAAGCGATTCGACAACAAATTCCTCTTGCTTGGCTGGTAATTACCTCCTTATTTTTCTATGGATGGTGGAATCCTAAAAATCTGCCTCTAATCATAATTTCGATGTTATGTAATTATGGACTTGGGTATTTACTAGGGAATAAACTTAACAATCAAATTAGTAAAAAAACAATTTTATTTTTAGGAATTTGTTTTAATTTAGGTTTTATTGGTTATTATAAATATGCAAACTTTTTTATCGATAATTTTAATCAGGTTATTGGCACTGACTTTAATTTAGGAACAATCATATTACCCCTAGGAATTTCTTTTTTCACTTTTCAACAAATTGCCTATTTAGTCGATGCTTATCAAGGTGAAACTAAAGAATATAGTCTTTTAAAATATGTTTTATTTGTTAGTTATTTTCCTCAATTAATTGCTGGTCCAATCGTTCATCACAAAGATATTTTACCTCAATTCAAAAAAACAGAAACCTATCAGTTTAATAGCCAAATTTTAGCAATTGGTTTGACTATTTTTGTAGCAGGTTTATTTAAAAAGGTAATTTTTGCCGACTCTATGGCTGAATATGCTAATTTAGCTTTCAATGCTGCTGCTAAGGGTATTAACCTTACTTTTTCTGAGTCTTGGATAGGAGCATTAGCCTATACTCTACAATTGTACTTTGATTTTTCTGGTTATTCAGATATGGCAATTGGGGCAGCTTATATGTTTGGAATTAAGCTACCTCTAAATTTTAACTCTCCTTATAAAGCTATTAGTATTGTAGATTTTTGGCGACGTTGGCACATTACTTTATCCAACTTTTTAAGAGATTACCTTTACATTCCTCTAGGTGGAAACCGTAAAGGAAAAATAAGACGTCATGGCAACTTGATGATTACTATGCTATTGGGAGGATTTTGGCATGGTGCAGGTTGGACTTATGTTTTTTGGGGTGGTTTACACGGAGCTTATTTAGTTATTAATCATTTATATCGTTCTTGGCGTCAAGCTCGGGGACATAATCTCAAGCAAGATGGTTGGTTACTGAAGGGAATTGGTTGGTTAGTTACTTTTCTTGCCGTAGTAGTTTCTTGGGTATTTTTCCGTGCCGATAGTTTTGCTACTGCTACATCAATTTTGGGTTCAATGATTGGGCTAAATGGAATACAATTGCCTGCTTTTTTAGAAACTCAATTAGCTTTTATGAGAAATTGGGGTGTAGGATTTTTGGGTTTCACTATGGATGTAGGTATCAGTCAAAAGTATGCAACTTTTGGTGTTTTTCTATTGTTATTAATTGCATGGTTTACTCCGAATACTCAACAATGGATGGGTATTTATAATCCAACTTTAAACGAATCTACTTCTGAACCTTATCAAAAATGGCCGCACAAGTTCTGGCAAAATTTAACCTGGAAACCTAATAATATTTGGACAGTGATTATGGCCGGAATAACAACAGCTTCTTTATTGTGTTTTACCAGAGTTAGTGAATTTTTATATTTTCAGTTTTAA
- a CDS encoding oligosaccharide flippase family protein codes for MQFKIRKSQISKLFKANLFRDTLWILLAKLFNVVMQAIYFVIVARFLGAENYGSFIAVTALASIVFPFVALGSEHLLVQYTAINRSNFPIYWGNTLLLLLINSSLLTIGLLILSPIIFPENISWLTILIILLADLFCLGLLDISSKAFISTNFVKKFAQLGILSTCGKLLAALSLAIFFPHPNTLTWACLYLISSAVIALIGILSVNHIIGSAQFNISKLKSEIKTGIYFSISSSANNINSSLDKTMLGSMATLTSTGIYGSAYRFIDVGYVPLFAIFGAAYTKFFQHGSSGIRSSLGFAKKLFPFVVGYGILSVIGYLVFAPVLPIILGNEYADAIAALRWLAPIPCLAAFQMLAADTLTGAGFQKSRSIVQVVAALLNLGLNFILIPQFSWKGAAWATLCSDSFRMVGLWIIVIVLYRQEVKMAKSS; via the coding sequence ATGCAATTTAAAATCAGAAAATCTCAAATTAGTAAACTATTTAAAGCTAATTTATTTAGAGATACGCTTTGGATTTTGCTTGCAAAATTATTCAACGTCGTAATGCAAGCTATTTATTTTGTAATAGTAGCTCGTTTTTTAGGAGCAGAAAATTATGGTTCTTTTATTGCTGTTACTGCGTTAGCTTCAATTGTTTTTCCTTTTGTTGCTTTAGGTAGCGAACATCTTTTAGTTCAATATACAGCGATTAATCGCTCAAATTTTCCCATCTACTGGGGAAATACATTATTACTCTTATTAATTAATAGTAGTTTATTGACTATTGGACTTTTAATCTTATCGCCAATTATTTTTCCTGAAAATATTTCTTGGCTAACTATTTTAATTATTTTGCTTGCTGATTTGTTTTGTTTAGGTTTGTTAGATATTAGCTCTAAAGCTTTTATCTCTACAAATTTTGTTAAAAAATTCGCTCAATTGGGAATTTTGAGTACTTGTGGTAAGCTTTTAGCTGCGCTTAGTTTGGCTATTTTTTTTCCTCATCCTAATACTCTTACTTGGGCTTGTTTATATTTAATTAGTTCCGCAGTTATCGCTTTGATAGGAATTCTGTCTGTCAACCATATCATTGGTTCGGCTCAATTTAACATATCAAAATTAAAATCAGAAATTAAAACAGGAATTTATTTTTCGATTAGTTCTTCTGCTAATAACATTAATTCTAGTTTGGACAAAACAATGTTAGGCAGCATGGCAACTTTGACTTCGACAGGTATTTATGGTTCTGCCTATCGTTTTATAGATGTTGGCTATGTTCCTTTATTTGCTATATTTGGTGCTGCCTATACTAAATTTTTTCAACACGGCTCTTCAGGAATTAGAAGTAGTTTGGGTTTTGCCAAAAAACTATTTCCTTTTGTGGTTGGATATGGGATACTTTCGGTAATCGGTTATTTAGTATTTGCCCCAGTTTTACCTATTATTTTAGGAAATGAATACGCCGACGCGATCGCAGCTTTACGTTGGTTAGCTCCTATTCCCTGTCTGGCTGCTTTTCAAATGTTAGCTGCTGATACTCTGACAGGAGCGGGTTTTCAAAAAAGTAGAAGTATAGTTCAAGTGGTTGCTGCTTTATTAAATTTGGGGTTAAATTTCATTTTAATTCCTCAATTTTCCTGGAAAGGAGCAGCTTGGGCAACTTTATGTTCAGATTCTTTTAGAATGGTTGGACTTTGGATAATTGTCATAGTTTTATATCGTCAAGAAGTCAAGATGGCGAAGTCTTCTTAA
- a CDS encoding O-antigen ligase family protein has product MLKKILSLTSFEYLFSVLALFHLSQGLIPLLIIRGASEGDGINLTNYDYSINAKISILIYLISFLLLVLRWKKVADILTKDKLIWPFILVISLSSFWSVAPSETFRYSIYAIGTTAFGIYLATRYTFQQLFNILCGTFILSVVLSVLFVVALPHYGIMAALHEGAVRGVYTHKNQFGLVMVPAAVIFLLRASNGKSLSWLFWLLLAVTVALVVLSRSTTSLGNLLIMLSLCALYRIFRWRYEYMITAILLGLIIGIAGILLFIYYGESDLLLVAVGKDSTFSGRTDIWLAVLEMINRRFWLGYGLAAFWRGLEGPSAFVELAVRTQVAYAHNGFLDLWLGLGLIGVFTFLVSFFNTAIKSLTLLRNTKTVEGLWPLLFLTYILLSNISEGTIVTMDNMFWAIYVALNFSLAIAQENNYSLEK; this is encoded by the coding sequence ATGCTTAAAAAAATTTTATCACTAACTTCTTTTGAATATCTTTTTTCTGTTTTAGCTTTATTTCATTTATCACAAGGTTTAATTCCCTTGTTAATCATTCGAGGAGCAAGTGAAGGAGATGGAATAAATCTTACAAATTATGATTATTCGATTAATGCAAAAATTTCTATATTAATTTATTTAATTTCCTTTCTCTTATTAGTGTTACGTTGGAAAAAAGTAGCTGATATTTTAACCAAAGATAAATTAATTTGGCCGTTTATTTTAGTAATTAGTTTATCTTCTTTTTGGTCAGTTGCCCCCAGCGAAACTTTTCGATATAGCATATATGCAATTGGTACAACTGCTTTTGGTATTTACTTAGCAACTCGCTACACCTTTCAACAACTGTTCAACATTCTTTGTGGAACTTTTATCTTAAGTGTTGTTCTTAGTGTTTTATTCGTGGTGGCTTTACCTCACTATGGCATTATGGCAGCACTTCATGAAGGAGCGGTACGAGGTGTTTATACTCACAAAAACCAATTTGGTTTAGTGATGGTACCCGCAGCAGTAATCTTTTTGCTTCGTGCTAGTAACGGTAAGAGTTTAAGTTGGCTATTTTGGTTATTGTTAGCTGTTACTGTTGCTTTAGTGGTTTTGTCTCGCTCAACTACATCTTTGGGCAATTTATTAATTATGTTGTCCTTGTGCGCTCTTTATCGAATCTTCCGATGGCGATATGAATATATGATTACAGCAATTTTGCTCGGATTAATTATTGGAATTGCTGGTATCCTTTTATTTATCTACTATGGAGAATCCGATTTATTGTTAGTTGCTGTTGGCAAGGATTCAACATTTTCTGGTCGAACTGATATTTGGTTAGCAGTTCTGGAAATGATCAACAGACGCTTTTGGCTCGGTTATGGTTTAGCTGCATTTTGGCGAGGTTTAGAAGGTCCTTCTGCTTTTGTAGAACTAGCAGTAAGAACTCAGGTGGCTTATGCCCACAATGGATTTCTAGATTTATGGTTAGGTTTGGGTTTGATTGGAGTTTTTACTTTTTTAGTCAGTTTTTTCAATACAGCGATTAAATCTTTGACTTTGTTACGCAATACTAAAACTGTAGAAGGACTTTGGCCTTTGTTGTTTTTAACCTATATTTTGTTATCAAATATTTCTGAAGGTACAATCGTTACAATGGATAATATGTTTTGGGCAATTTATGTAGCACTCAATTTTTCTCTGGCAATTGCTCAAGAAAATAACTATTCTCTTGAAAAATAA
- a CDS encoding glycosyltransferase family 2 protein — MNQPIAIVSVIIPAYNTANYIAHAIDSALNQTLHNIEVIVVDDASTDNTVEIIQSFCDSRLKLLVNETNLGAGGARNRALRAATGKWIAVLDSDDWYAAERLEKLVHLAQVHQADLIADNLYLIEDGHVCPWGTLIGGSGQIIDSVKQISAADFVKSDIEGRVGLRLGFSKPLFKREFLVQHQIKYDETIKVTQDFWLDMDCFLHRAKFFLIPEAYYYYRSRPGSLVASNKIKRLEDECRAIANFLQHQDYLKENPQLLAALEEKMTETQTWLDYYSVVEPFKQKQLLTGLMAIFAHPIFLKHFTTQLPKIIERRFQLLLSNSKISYQKNMFQV, encoded by the coding sequence ATGAATCAACCCATAGCCATAGTATCTGTTATCATTCCTGCTTACAATACTGCTAATTATATTGCTCATGCAATTGATTCGGCTCTTAATCAAACTCTGCACAATATTGAAGTTATTGTGGTTGATGATGCTTCGACCGATAACACTGTTGAAATAATCCAAAGTTTTTGTGACTCTCGGCTCAAACTGTTAGTGAACGAAACCAATTTGGGTGCAGGAGGTGCGCGTAATCGTGCTTTGAGGGCAGCAACAGGAAAATGGATAGCAGTACTTGATTCTGATGATTGGTATGCTGCCGAAAGGTTAGAAAAATTGGTTCATCTTGCTCAAGTTCATCAAGCTGATTTAATTGCTGATAATCTTTATTTGATTGAAGATGGTCATGTCTGTCCCTGGGGAACTCTAATTGGTGGTAGTGGACAAATCATTGATTCGGTTAAACAAATTTCTGCAGCCGATTTTGTCAAGTCAGATATTGAAGGCAGAGTTGGCTTACGTCTTGGTTTTAGCAAACCTTTATTTAAACGAGAATTTTTAGTTCAACATCAAATTAAATATGATGAAACCATCAAAGTCACTCAAGACTTTTGGCTAGATATGGATTGTTTTTTACATCGAGCCAAGTTTTTTCTCATTCCTGAAGCTTATTATTATTATCGTTCTCGTCCAGGTTCTTTGGTTGCTAGTAATAAAATTAAACGTTTAGAAGATGAATGCCGAGCTATTGCTAATTTTCTTCAGCACCAAGATTACCTGAAGGAGAATCCTCAACTGTTAGCTGCTCTTGAGGAAAAAATGACTGAAACCCAAACATGGCTAGATTATTATTCTGTAGTTGAACCTTTTAAACAAAAACAACTGTTAACTGGATTAATGGCAATCTTTGCTCATCCCATTTTTCTTAAACATTTTACTACTCAACTACCCAAAATTATTGAGCGTCGTTTTCAATTATTATTGTCTAATAGTAAAATCAGCTATCAAAAAAATATGTTTCAAGTTTAA
- a CDS encoding alkaline phosphatase family protein, with amino-acid sequence MKTPIIAIGLDAADPNLIEQWMSQGNLPNLSRVRQQGIYGRLHNQVNYQGGVAEFSSTEPLWVMMTTGCLPDKTGFWDTITYNPDTYEVRCDPVYGGYDYQEYLPFYALGEKYRVAAFDVPVTRVSPGVNGIQITGWGGHHPFYPSESQPSELLPQIVAKYGSNPVYRKDNGIWWDKKYFNWVTQAVKESVATRAQICREILQQEPWDLFITAFGETHTLGHDLYNLSQPDHPLYPYTNQMETLGDPMLQGFQQVDQAVGEIIAAAPDNAYILLFAVHGMGANLTDLLSMMLLPEVLYRFNFPGKVALGAGDLNQPVPPIISKKIRNGWSAEVWGKIYEPNPIKKLWHTWTHKKFLRNSKHGLLSPYPLLDEQVELGWMPARWYSSLWPQMKAFALPAYADGHIRINLQGRDRDGIVTPAEYDSLCDQLTEVLDRLKDGRSGQPLVKQVVRTRKSPLDNDPKLPEPDLIVVWHEIPTDVVDSPDLGRIGPITYNRPGGHREHGFLLAAGPGIKPGSDLIDGRAVDLSATILNLMGAKLPDYFDGKPLLDPVLTIS; translated from the coding sequence ATGAAAACACCAATTATTGCCATTGGTTTAGATGCAGCCGACCCTAATCTCATAGAACAATGGATGTCCCAGGGAAATCTGCCCAATCTCAGCCGTGTTCGTCAACAGGGAATCTACGGTCGTTTACATAATCAAGTCAATTATCAAGGAGGAGTAGCCGAATTTTCTTCCACTGAACCTCTTTGGGTCATGATGACTACAGGTTGCTTACCTGATAAAACTGGCTTTTGGGATACGATTACCTACAATCCTGACACCTATGAAGTGCGTTGCGATCCTGTTTATGGTGGATACGATTATCAAGAGTATCTTCCTTTTTATGCGTTAGGAGAAAAATATCGAGTAGCTGCTTTTGATGTACCAGTTACTAGAGTATCTCCAGGGGTTAACGGCATTCAGATTACAGGTTGGGGTGGGCATCATCCCTTTTATCCAAGCGAATCTCAACCAAGCGAACTTTTACCACAAATCGTTGCCAAATATGGTTCTAACCCCGTGTATCGAAAAGATAATGGGATTTGGTGGGATAAAAAATACTTTAATTGGGTAACTCAAGCAGTTAAGGAAAGCGTTGCCACTCGCGCTCAAATTTGCCGAGAAATTCTGCAACAAGAACCCTGGGATTTATTTATAACTGCCTTTGGTGAAACTCATACTTTGGGACATGATTTATACAATCTCAGTCAACCAGATCATCCCCTCTATCCCTACACCAATCAAATGGAAACTTTGGGAGATCCGATGTTGCAAGGATTTCAACAAGTAGACCAAGCGGTAGGAGAAATTATCGCAGCAGCACCAGACAATGCCTACATTTTGTTATTTGCCGTTCATGGCATGGGTGCAAATCTAACTGATTTACTTAGTATGATGTTGCTTCCAGAAGTGCTTTATCGGTTTAATTTTCCAGGTAAAGTTGCTCTAGGAGCGGGAGATCTCAATCAACCTGTACCGCCAATTATTAGCAAAAAAATTAGAAATGGTTGGTCAGCAGAAGTCTGGGGCAAAATTTACGAACCAAATCCAATCAAAAAATTGTGGCACACTTGGACACATAAAAAATTCTTAAGAAATTCCAAACACGGTTTACTGTCTCCTTACCCTCTTCTAGACGAACAAGTAGAATTAGGTTGGATGCCTGCGCGTTGGTATAGTTCGTTGTGGCCACAAATGAAAGCTTTTGCCTTACCTGCATATGCTGATGGTCACATTCGTATTAATCTTCAAGGACGCGATCGCGATGGCATTGTCACACCGGCTGAATACGATTCTCTTTGCGATCAATTAACTGAAGTTCTTGATCGTCTTAAAGATGGTCGAAGCGGACAACCTTTAGTCAAACAAGTAGTTCGTACTCGCAAATCACCTTTAGATAACGATCCCAAGTTACCTGAACCAGACTTAATCGTAGTTTGGCATGAAATTCCTACTGATGTCGTCGATAGTCCTGATCTTGGTCGCATTGGACCTATTACTTATAATCGTCCTGGTGGACATCGAGAACATGGCTTTTTATTAGCAGCCGGACCTGGAATCAAACCAGGTTCTGATTTAATCGATGGTCGAGCAGTCGATCTCAGTGCGACTATACTCAATTTGATGGGAGCAAAACTCCCTGATTATTTTGATGGTAAGCCTTTACTAGACCCAGTTTTAACTATCTCTTAG